In Nomascus leucogenys isolate Asia chromosome 6, Asia_NLE_v1, whole genome shotgun sequence, one DNA window encodes the following:
- the RPL37 gene encoding 60S ribosomal protein L37, whose translation MTKGTSSFGKRRNKTHTLCRRCGSKAYHLQKSTCGKCGYPAKRKRKYNWSAKAKRRNTTGTGRMRHLKIVYRRFRHGFREGTTPKPKRAAVAASSSS comes from the exons ACGAAGGGAACGTCATCGTTTGGAAAGCGTCGCAATAAGACGCACACATTGTGCCGCCGCTGTGGCTCTAAGGCCTACCACCTTCAGAAGTCGACCTGTGGCAAATGTGGCTACCCTGCCAAGCGCAAGAGAAAGT ATAACTGGAGTGCCAAGGCTAAAAGACGAAATACCACCGGAACTGGTCGAATGAGGCACCTAAAAATTGTATACCGCAGATTCAG GCATGGATTCCGTGAAGGAACAACACCTAAACCCAAGAGGGCAGCTGTTGCAGCATCCAGTTCATCTTAA